From the Cryptomeria japonica chromosome 2, Sugi_1.0, whole genome shotgun sequence genome, one window contains:
- the LOC131049905 gene encoding LEAF RUST 10 DISEASE-RESISTANCE LOCUS RECEPTOR-LIKE PROTEIN KINASE-like 1.4, giving the protein MRGLPLHIYHSQYFSLTTVYLSLVLTIFMAYLATSSSACPEVFRCGNRTFEYPFGAKSSGCGDPALQLECDRKVNMISLTINGYQYYLLRPFGHRKEFPIKYMTIVDRNIWGDACDPSTSNHTMEFWSSPQFRISDEYMNISLWGECSEDIREYQPTELYVLECNKTWYYSEWNLDTYCKSLVHLPAQKLGRSNRPLLGSIYNGFPIKWDFSKGCEHCESKKELCIYDISNSTQLSCKGGSDTAKRTAIALGCSVGGVSLMAALAMLCILYVKRRKRAHTRELRGDKSKYQRSVMEAGYPMYKIGNLSIFPYQELHQATNFFDEEKLLGDGGYGVVYLGKLNDGRAVAVKRLYQDSCRTVEQFLNEVQILSSLCHPNLVRLYGCTCPQSPMLLLVYEFMPNGTLSDHLHGSRRTLTGLPWATRLNIAIQTAQALAYLHNFNPPILHRDVKSSNILLDEDFRAKVGDFGLSRLMPLNVSHITTAPQGTLGYVDPEYHQCFQLTEKSDVYSLGVVLMEIISAKVAVDTMRNRNEISLANMATDRIRRGVLDELVDPDLRIGRNHEVKVTVAAAAELAFECLAIERDFRPTMKEVVARLTDIKEMLQESTESSNSISESPASSLISLQENCSA; this is encoded by the exons ATGAGAGGACTACCCCTTCATATATACCATTCTCAGTATTTCAGTCTAACCACTGTATACCTTTCTCTTGTCCTCACAATATTCATGGCATACCTCGCTACTTCATCCTCGGCTTGTCCAGAAGTCTTCCGATGTGGGAATCGAACCTTCGAATATCCCTTCGGAGCAAAGAGCAGCGGCTGCGGTGACCCTGCTCTTCAGCTTGAATGTGATCGTAAAGTGAATATGATTTCACTTACTATCAATGGCTACCAATACTATCTGCTAAGACCTTTTGGCCACCGGAAAGAGTTTCCCATCAAATACATGACAATAGTTGATAGAAATATTTGGGGAGATGCATGCGACCCGTCGACCAGTAATCATACAATGGAATTCTGGTCTAGCCCCCAGTTTCGCATTTCTGATGAGTACATGAATATAAGTCTATGGGGAGAGTGCAGCGAAGATATCAGAGAGTACCAGCCCACTGAATTATATGTTCTAGAATGTAATAAGACTTGGTACTATTCAGAGTGGAATTTGGATACGTATTGTAAATCATTAGTACATCTACCTGCTCAAAAACTCGGCAGAAGTAATCGACCGTTGCTTGGAAGTATATACAATGGTTTCCCAATAAAATGGGATTTCAGCAAAGGCTGTGAGCATTGCGAATCAAAGAAAGAGCTTTGCATTTACGACATCAGTAATTCGACACAATTGAGTTGCAAAG GTGGGTCTGACACTGCTAAAAGGACTGCTATTGCTCTCG GTTGCTCCGTGGGAGGAGTCTCACTGATGGCAGCACTAGCAATGCTTTGTATTTTATATGTAAAGAGAAGAAAGCGAGCTCATACCCGTGAGCTTCGTGGTGATAAGAGTAAATATCAGAGAAGCGTTATGGAAGCAGGTTACCCAATGTATAAGATAGGCAACTTGTCCATATTTCCCTATCAAGAACTTCACCAGGCGACAAATTTCTTTGACGAGGAGAAGTTACTTGGAGATGGAGGGTATGGAGTGGTATACCTGGGTAAACTTAACGACGGACGAGCTGTAGCAGTGAAGAGGCTTTATCAGGATAGCTGCAGAACAGTTGAGCAATTTCTCAACGAGGTACAAATATTGTCATCCCTGTGTCATCCAAACCTTGTTCGTCTCTATGGCTGTACGTGCCCGCAGAGTCCAATGCTACTACTTGTTTACGAGTTTATGCCAAATGGGACCCTGTCTGATCACCTTCATGGGAGCCGAAGAACCCTCACAGGCTTGCCTTGGGCAACTCGATTAAACATTGCAATACAAACTGCTCAGGCCCTGGCGTATCTCCACAACTTCAATCCGCCCATTTTGCACAGAGATGTTAAATCCAGCAACATTCTTCTCGACGAAGATTTCAGAGCAAAAGTTGGAGACTTTGGGCTTTCCAGATTGATGCCTCTGAATGTCTCACATATCACAACTGCTCCGCAAGGTACGCTCGGGTATGTTGACCCAGAGTACCATCAATGCTTCCAGCTCACTGAGAAGTCTGATGTATACAGCTTAGGAGTTGTTTTGATGGAGATTATCTCTGCCAAAGTGGCCGTGGATACTATGCGAAATAGAAATGAAATCAGCCTTGCTAACATGGCCACGGACAGGATCAGAAGAGGTGTGTTGGATGAGTTGGTGGATCCAGATTTGAGGATTGGACGAAATCACGAGGTGAAGGTCACTGTTGCTGCAGCTGCCGAATTGGCCTTTGAGTGCCTTGCAATAGAAAGGGATTTCAGACCAACCATGAAAGAAGTGGTTGCCCGTCTCACAGATATCAAGGAGATGTTGCAGGAAAGCACAGAATCTTCGAACTCCATAAGTGAATCACCAGCATCATCATTAATTTCACTACAGGAGAACTGCTCGGCATAG